From Roseburia hominis, the proteins below share one genomic window:
- a CDS encoding GntR family transcriptional regulator, whose amino-acid sequence MRVNMRITMNDLNQDVLAHSKLPDLVLDKLMDWIMSGKLSMGDKLNTEELASQLGVSRMPIREALSNLEKKGLAESIPYAGTRLVTLTKEDVRQIYIARTALEPVAARYACEKITDEEIKHIREIQEEYKCIVRQKELDAIDVYQQNRLYHFSIYKASQLDRVCTMIESLWDNLSFFKLIYGQKLLDSGDSRESMIEEHESYLNALEKRDSDLISHLLECNLKKRSENIPYYSDAYFHENT is encoded by the coding sequence ATGAGAGTAAATATGCGTATTACAATGAATGATTTGAACCAGGATGTGCTTGCACACAGCAAGCTGCCTGATTTGGTTCTTGATAAATTAATGGATTGGATCATGAGCGGGAAGCTGTCGATGGGAGATAAGCTGAACACGGAAGAACTGGCAAGTCAGCTCGGTGTCAGCCGTATGCCGATCAGAGAGGCACTCAGCAACCTGGAGAAAAAAGGACTGGCAGAATCGATTCCTTACGCCGGGACAAGACTGGTCACACTGACTAAAGAAGATGTACGGCAGATTTATATTGCGCGGACCGCTTTGGAGCCGGTAGCAGCAAGATATGCATGCGAGAAGATCACAGATGAAGAAATCAAACATATCCGTGAGATTCAGGAGGAGTATAAATGCATTGTACGTCAGAAAGAATTGGATGCGATAGATGTGTATCAGCAGAACAGACTCTATCATTTCTCTATTTATAAAGCAAGCCAGCTTGACAGAGTCTGCACGATGATAGAGTCCCTCTGGGATAATCTTTCGTTTTTCAAATTGATTTATGGCCAGAAGCTGCTCGACAGCGGAGATTCCAGAGAGAGCATGATCGAAGAGCATGAGAGCTATTTGAATGCACTGGAAAAACGGGATTCGGATTTGATTAGTCATTTGTTGGAATGCAATTTGAAGAAAAGGTCAGAGAATATTCCATATTATTCTGATGCTTATTTTCATGAGAATACTTAA
- a CDS encoding class II aldolase/adducin family protein, which yields MTEDVKKIAEELVIAAKRAYTRGIQTGSGGNVSARIPGKDLMIVKASGGSFADCTPEGFVITDFDGNLVEGEGKPTREALLHGLLYRICSDVNAVVHTHSPYSIAWAATGKALPRTTWHSKLKICADLPTLNVPAAMVKPEYFSLVEEIYKENPDLPGFLLVDHGLVAVGKDAVNAEHTAELIEETAQVAILKAAVQKLGL from the coding sequence ATGACAGAAGATGTAAAAAAAATTGCAGAGGAACTTGTCATTGCCGCTAAAAGAGCTTATACTAGAGGCATACAAACCGGAAGCGGTGGGAATGTTAGTGCAAGAATACCCGGCAAGGACCTTATGATCGTTAAGGCCAGTGGCGGTTCTTTTGCTGATTGTACACCGGAAGGATTTGTAATCACAGATTTTGATGGAAATTTAGTAGAAGGGGAAGGAAAACCTACAAGAGAAGCTTTATTGCACGGTTTGCTGTATCGTATCTGCTCTGATGTGAATGCAGTAGTACATACACATTCACCGTATTCAATCGCATGGGCAGCTACGGGAAAAGCCCTGCCGAGAACTACCTGGCACTCTAAATTAAAAATTTGTGCGGACCTGCCGACACTCAATGTTCCTGCCGCAATGGTGAAACCGGAATATTTTTCACTTGTGGAGGAAATCTATAAAGAGAATCCGGACCTCCCGGGATTTCTGTTAGTTGACCACGGTCTCGTGGCAGTTGGAAAAGATGCTGTAAACGCAGAACATACTGCAGAATTAATAGAAGAAACTGCGCAGGTGGCTATTTTAAAGGCGGCCGTACAGAAGCTTGGATTGTAG
- a CDS encoding Tm-1-like ATP-binding domain-containing protein, with protein sequence MKTIAVIGSCDTKYREVAYMKELIEAEGISALVIDVATGPNPSYNYDVSRAEVVAAAGSSWEELEPKTKGEKIGFMMEACASYVEQIYREGKIDGIVSAGGLQNTVMATNAMRRLPIGFPKVMATTVACGKKTFEPVVGEKDIVVIPSICDFTGLNLVTRQIIANACACCVGMVKTAGKVLEKGKKPVVGVTLMGITNTGACAAVDELERLGMEVIGFHATGVGGAIMEQMAADGLIDGILDLTTHEITQEYFKGGFSYGEGAKYRLVKGVEKKVPLVVSIGGLDFIDFAVGEFPPRMDERVYMMHNATMAHIKLLPDEAYLTTARFVERLEKIDYPVKLLIPTEGMRHNTRKGEELYYKEVDDIIISKIKAVKNKNIEIITIPGNLDTVEWGTAAAHHMIDELKERGVIGDEIQYE encoded by the coding sequence ATGAAAACAATAGCGGTCATTGGAAGCTGTGATACAAAATACAGAGAAGTTGCCTATATGAAAGAACTGATCGAAGCTGAGGGTATTTCCGCCCTGGTCATCGATGTTGCCACGGGCCCCAACCCTTCTTATAATTACGATGTTTCGAGGGCAGAGGTCGTAGCAGCAGCGGGCAGCAGCTGGGAAGAGTTGGAGCCGAAGACAAAAGGGGAAAAGATCGGGTTTATGATGGAAGCCTGCGCGTCTTATGTGGAACAGATCTACCGTGAAGGAAAGATTGACGGTATCGTGTCAGCAGGAGGTCTCCAGAATACTGTGATGGCGACGAACGCGATGCGGCGCCTTCCAATCGGTTTCCCGAAGGTAATGGCAACGACGGTCGCATGTGGGAAAAAGACATTTGAACCGGTTGTTGGGGAGAAAGACATCGTAGTGATTCCGTCGATTTGCGACTTTACAGGGCTGAATCTTGTGACCCGGCAGATCATCGCTAATGCCTGCGCATGTTGTGTGGGAATGGTGAAGACAGCCGGAAAAGTGTTGGAAAAAGGAAAGAAACCGGTGGTGGGCGTTACTTTGATGGGGATTACGAATACTGGTGCCTGTGCGGCCGTTGATGAACTGGAACGGTTAGGAATGGAGGTGATCGGATTCCATGCTACCGGTGTGGGCGGCGCTATTATGGAGCAAATGGCAGCAGATGGGCTGATTGACGGTATTTTGGATCTGACGACGCATGAGATTACACAAGAGTATTTCAAAGGTGGATTTTCTTACGGGGAAGGCGCAAAATACAGGCTTGTAAAAGGCGTGGAGAAAAAAGTGCCTCTGGTCGTCAGTATTGGCGGTCTGGATTTTATTGATTTTGCAGTAGGTGAATTTCCGCCACGTATGGATGAACGTGTGTATATGATGCACAACGCGACGATGGCACATATTAAACTCCTGCCGGATGAAGCTTACCTTACAACTGCGCGTTTTGTAGAGAGGCTGGAGAAGATTGACTATCCGGTGAAGCTGTTGATCCCGACGGAGGGAATGCGGCATAACACCCGTAAAGGAGAAGAACTTTATTATAAAGAAGTAGATGATATTATAATCTCAAAAATTAAAGCAGTAAAAAACAAAAATATTGAGATCATCACGATTCCGGGAAACCTGGACACGGTGGAATGGGGGACTGCGGCTGCACATCATATGATCGATGAGCTAAAGGAGCGCGGTGTGATCGGCGATGAAATTCAGTATGAATAA
- a CDS encoding N-acyl homoserine lactonase family protein, whose translation MALTIRPLNSGYIPTKPLEYWYHFSCKKYVEKLGVTNESDQLPDFTFLIEGGEQLILVDTGMSWNEHADKYHHGPSMQKPGIDDIESRLAQVGYKPEDVDIVVFTHLHWDHVFYLEKFTKARFICHEIEWDYAHNPIPLHYKSYCRPIIAKDGDVTYNGEFIAPYDIPGVKERFETITGEVEIAPGVTAYEAFGHCPGHIAVAVETEDGPYFCVGDSVFVMGNIDAPQAMQDELHYDICPPGRFVDLVAAWKTIRDHVRRCNEAGVDPHKHLLLAHDTILSAAVEKYEETHENKLPVIGTKDTDFVFDEYKTAIIEKDAKKAAKKAETKYFG comes from the coding sequence ATGGCATTAACAATCAGACCACTTAATTCTGGTTACATCCCCACAAAACCACTGGAGTATTGGTATCATTTCTCCTGCAAAAAATATGTTGAGAAACTTGGCGTAACAAATGAATCCGATCAGTTACCGGACTTCACATTCCTGATCGAAGGCGGCGAGCAGCTGATCCTTGTTGACACAGGTATGTCATGGAACGAGCATGCAGACAAATATCATCACGGACCGTCTATGCAGAAACCGGGAATCGATGATATCGAGTCCCGTCTGGCTCAGGTCGGATACAAACCGGAAGATGTGGATATCGTTGTATTTACACATCTTCACTGGGACCATGTATTCTATCTTGAGAAATTTACAAAGGCACGTTTCATCTGCCATGAGATTGAGTGGGATTATGCACACAATCCGATTCCGCTTCACTACAAATCATACTGCCGTCCGATCATCGCAAAAGATGGCGATGTTACATACAATGGCGAGTTCATCGCACCGTACGATATCCCGGGCGTAAAAGAGCGTTTCGAGACCATCACAGGTGAAGTGGAGATTGCTCCGGGCGTAACCGCATACGAAGCATTCGGACACTGTCCGGGACATATCGCTGTTGCTGTTGAGACAGAGGACGGACCGTATTTCTGCGTAGGTGACTCTGTATTCGTAATGGGCAACATCGATGCTCCGCAGGCTATGCAGGATGAGCTTCACTACGATATCTGCCCGCCGGGACGTTTCGTAGACCTTGTTGCAGCATGGAAGACCATTCGTGATCATGTTCGTCGTTGTAATGAAGCAGGCGTAGACCCGCACAAACATCTTCTGCTTGCTCATGACACCATTCTCTCTGCAGCAGTTGAAAAATATGAGGAGACTCATGAAAATAAACTTCCGGTAATCGGTACCAAGGATACGGACTTTGTATTTGATGAATACAAGACAGCGATCATTGAAAAAGATGCAAAGAAAGCAGCAAAGAAAGCTGAGACCAAGTATTTTGGCTAA
- a CDS encoding ABC transporter permease gives MNAKKIFEEIKSSKVFYSLVGLIILIVVSAIIAPNFRTVDNMITIFRQASVLLVLSAGLTAVLLTGGMDLSVGATAGFIGCICAQLLKQGLSIPLVFLIGILIGMVVGCINGLLAGILPSFIATYGTNWVMSGLAVIVMQGAVIYDLPKGFTQIGVGYTGPIPNLIIIAAIVVIIIYVLLQRTTYGRQVYAYGSNPTAAKYAAIPVKKIMVSAFMMCSMCAGMAGMLITARLNAADAAMGDSYGLQTVAAVVIGGTSMLGGEGGVLGTVVGSLILTIIVNVMNLKGISSFAQGMVVGIVIIAMVLFDTYNKRRQERKAA, from the coding sequence ATGAATGCAAAGAAAATATTTGAAGAAATTAAAAGCTCGAAAGTATTTTACAGCCTGGTGGGACTGATCATCCTGATCGTTGTCTCAGCAATTATAGCTCCTAACTTTAGAACAGTTGATAATATGATTACGATTTTCAGACAGGCCAGTGTACTTCTGGTATTGAGTGCAGGTCTTACGGCCGTCCTTCTTACCGGAGGCATGGATCTTTCCGTAGGTGCTACGGCAGGCTTTATTGGCTGTATCTGTGCGCAGCTCCTGAAACAAGGGCTTTCCATTCCGCTTGTATTCCTGATTGGAATTCTCATCGGTATGGTGGTAGGCTGCATCAACGGACTTCTGGCAGGGATCCTTCCGAGTTTCATCGCAACTTACGGAACCAACTGGGTCATGAGCGGTCTTGCTGTAATCGTTATGCAGGGCGCCGTAATCTACGACCTTCCGAAAGGGTTTACACAGATCGGCGTAGGATATACCGGACCGATTCCGAACCTGATCATCATTGCAGCGATCGTAGTTATTATTATTTATGTGCTCCTTCAGAGAACGACTTATGGACGTCAGGTATATGCATACGGCTCAAACCCGACGGCGGCAAAATATGCGGCGATTCCGGTAAAGAAGATTATGGTATCTGCATTTATGATGTGCAGTATGTGTGCAGGTATGGCAGGTATGCTGATCACAGCCCGGTTAAATGCGGCTGACGCGGCAATGGGTGACAGCTACGGTCTTCAGACAGTAGCAGCAGTCGTTATCGGCGGAACCTCCATGCTGGGAGGCGAAGGCGGAGTTCTGGGTACGGTAGTAGGTTCTCTGATTCTGACCATCATCGTAAACGTTATGAACTTAAAAGGGATCTCTTCCTTTGCACAGGGCATGGTCGTGGGTATCGTAATCATCGCGATGGTACTTTTCGATACATATAACAAGAGAAGACAGGAAAGAAAAGCAGCTTAG
- a CDS encoding ABC transporter permease — MQKISVKERIKNIPPVAYMLIVIIAVFSFLDPHYFSLSNFRNVLIQSTPLMIVAFGQTCIVLTQGTDLSLGAQVSFVTVFTVYLATHGIILEVAMVIAVLATMLIGAINGLIVAKGNIPPFIATYGMQNIVNSISLLLTAGSSIYFSSFTYRIVTETTIIGIPLMVWVAVLVFVIVWIVLNKTKFGTNIHGLGGNKEALVLAGINPVKCQIKTYAFAGLIAGIAGVITLCRVESGQPTVATGWEFQAVAATLLGGSSLREGKGGVTGTIFGVFLIQIIKNGLNVIGVQSIMQNAIIGSIVLAAIIIDAVVRIQAKE; from the coding sequence ATGCAGAAAATTAGTGTGAAAGAACGGATTAAGAATATACCTCCGGTAGCGTACATGCTGATTGTGATTATTGCTGTGTTCAGTTTTCTGGACCCGCATTACTTCTCACTTTCAAATTTCAGGAACGTATTGATCCAGTCCACGCCGCTTATGATTGTGGCATTCGGACAGACCTGTATCGTGCTGACACAGGGAACGGATCTGTCGCTTGGTGCGCAGGTCAGCTTCGTAACTGTTTTTACCGTATATTTGGCTACTCATGGAATTATTCTTGAAGTTGCTATGGTAATCGCAGTTTTGGCAACCATGCTGATCGGTGCGATCAACGGACTGATCGTGGCGAAGGGAAATATCCCTCCGTTCATTGCTACTTATGGTATGCAGAACATTGTAAATAGTATATCGCTGCTTTTGACCGCAGGTTCTTCCATCTATTTCTCCAGCTTTACGTATCGTATTGTAACGGAGACTACGATCATCGGAATCCCGCTCATGGTGTGGGTGGCAGTTCTGGTATTCGTTATCGTTTGGATTGTCCTGAATAAGACAAAATTCGGAACCAATATCCATGGACTTGGCGGAAACAAGGAAGCACTGGTGCTTGCAGGTATTAACCCGGTCAAATGTCAGATTAAGACCTATGCATTTGCCGGTCTCATCGCAGGTATTGCAGGTGTCATCACCCTCTGTCGTGTAGAATCCGGTCAGCCGACCGTGGCGACCGGCTGGGAATTCCAGGCAGTTGCGGCAACACTTCTGGGTGGTTCCTCCCTCCGTGAAGGAAAAGGCGGTGTAACCGGTACGATCTTTGGCGTGTTCCTGATTCAGATCATCAAGAATGGTCTGAACGTAATCGGCGTACAGTCTATTATGCAGAACGCAATTATCGGTTCTATCGTATTAGCAGCTATTATCATCGATGCGGTTGTCCGTATTCAGGCAAAAGAATAG
- a CDS encoding sugar ABC transporter ATP-binding protein, producing MGKTILTARHITKLFPGMKALDNVDFDLQEGEVHILVGENGAGKSTLAKVILGAYKAEEGEITFDGEVVKFGGTKDALEKGIVAVYQEFTLVPYITVAQNIFLNREYKTKLGLVDHKRMESEARELLKSLNCEYIDVKSYVKNLSVAEQQMVEIAKALSFKPRIMVFDEPTATLSDREVESLFAQIHRLKKEGIGIIYVSHRMQEFPLIGDRITILRDGVKINTVGINDCTNEELVNMMVGRDVSQVYVRTENKHEAIALRAENLCDYNGRVKNVNFMVRKGEIVGLAGLVGAGRTETAELLYGIRPMKSGNVYIKGEKVNAKSPIQATKLGIGLVSEDRKKQGLALDESIALNTVAVSLKKIFPKFFISNKKIREVAEDYKKQLRIATTSVNKACKYLSGGNQQKVVLAKWLSFDPDILIFDEPTRGIDVAAKMEIYSLMDRLASEGKALIMISSELPEVIGMSDRIYIMHEGEIVDEVKRGTEAFNSEVIGARMMLGAGGADNAEN from the coding sequence ATGGGAAAAACAATATTAACAGCGCGCCATATTACGAAGCTTTTCCCGGGAATGAAAGCCCTTGATAACGTGGACTTTGATTTGCAGGAAGGAGAGGTACATATCCTGGTCGGCGAGAACGGTGCAGGAAAAAGTACCCTTGCCAAGGTAATATTAGGTGCATATAAAGCCGAAGAAGGCGAGATTACATTTGACGGGGAAGTTGTGAAATTTGGTGGAACCAAAGATGCACTGGAAAAAGGAATCGTAGCGGTATATCAGGAATTTACACTGGTTCCTTATATCACCGTAGCGCAGAATATCTTTTTGAACCGGGAATATAAGACAAAACTGGGGCTTGTAGACCATAAACGAATGGAATCAGAAGCGAGAGAACTCCTGAAGTCCCTGAATTGTGAATATATTGACGTAAAAAGTTATGTAAAGAATTTAAGTGTTGCTGAGCAGCAGATGGTAGAGATTGCAAAGGCGCTTTCTTTTAAACCCAGGATCATGGTATTTGACGAGCCGACAGCGACTTTGTCAGACAGAGAGGTGGAATCCCTTTTTGCCCAGATCCACAGATTGAAAAAAGAGGGAATCGGAATCATTTACGTTTCCCACAGAATGCAGGAGTTCCCGCTGATCGGCGACAGAATTACGATTCTTCGTGATGGTGTGAAGATCAACACCGTAGGTATTAACGACTGCACGAATGAAGAACTGGTAAACATGATGGTCGGACGTGATGTTTCCCAGGTGTATGTGCGTACGGAAAATAAACATGAAGCAATCGCGTTAAGAGCAGAGAACCTATGCGATTATAACGGTCGTGTGAAAAATGTAAACTTTATGGTACGCAAAGGTGAGATCGTAGGTCTTGCAGGATTGGTAGGCGCAGGAAGAACAGAGACAGCAGAATTGCTTTATGGCATCCGCCCTATGAAGTCCGGCAATGTTTATATTAAAGGCGAGAAGGTGAATGCCAAATCTCCGATTCAGGCTACGAAGCTCGGCATTGGTCTGGTAAGTGAGGACCGTAAGAAACAAGGGCTTGCTCTTGATGAATCCATCGCTCTTAACACGGTGGCAGTAAGCCTTAAGAAAATATTCCCGAAATTCTTCATATCTAATAAGAAGATTCGCGAAGTGGCGGAGGATTATAAGAAGCAGCTTCGTATCGCGACGACGAGCGTGAATAAAGCATGTAAATATTTGTCAGGTGGAAATCAGCAGAAGGTAGTTCTTGCGAAATGGCTGAGTTTCGATCCGGACATTCTGATTTTTGATGAGCCGACCCGTGGTATTGACGTGGCAGCTAAGATGGAGATTTACAGCCTGATGGACAGACTGGCGTCTGAGGGAAAGGCACTGATTATGATCTCTTCAGAGCTTCCGGAGGTCATCGGTATGAGTGACAGAATCTATATCATGCATGAGGGCGAGATTGTGGATGAGGTGAAGAGAGGAACCGAAGCGTTCAACTCCGAAGTCATCGGTGCCCGCATGATGCTGGGAGCAGGAGGTGCGGATAATGCAGAAAATTAG
- a CDS encoding sugar ABC transporter substrate-binding protein produces the protein MRKRKLVSILLAATLVCTLLAGCSTPTQETSGDDKKTEGTSDEKTSTGEREAATVVDADKLPVQGIGAKVTSDVKAKEDYKIGYIAKNTTNPYMVAQAEGVKKAGEDMGFTAVTQAPATADSVEEQVKIMEDMIQQDVDVIIVHCADSNGIMPGVRKAQEAGKLVLTIGTPASEDTFLRTGVDYKETGATVAKAMAEELGGKGNIIILEGPPGAANAIERLEGIKEAFAEYPDIKIVASQTANFKRTEGMSVTENLIQKYTDVQGVIGCNDESALGAVQALKAAGMNDVLVAGFDGSVDATNAVESGDMFITYNTDPYGSGYIACAYAVKYLNDGTEPEGKFIPFPTAANDPLITKDSVADYKENVAWWKIIQ, from the coding sequence ATGAGAAAGAGAAAGTTAGTATCAATTTTGTTGGCAGCAACGCTTGTATGTACTCTCCTTGCAGGATGTAGTACACCGACTCAGGAGACTTCCGGAGACGACAAGAAGACCGAGGGAACTTCTGATGAGAAGACATCTACCGGTGAAAGAGAAGCAGCAACTGTAGTGGATGCAGACAAGCTTCCGGTGCAGGGAATCGGAGCGAAGGTTACTTCGGATGTGAAGGCGAAGGAAGATTACAAGATTGGTTACATCGCTAAGAACACAACCAACCCGTACATGGTCGCACAGGCTGAAGGTGTTAAGAAGGCTGGCGAAGACATGGGATTCACAGCAGTTACGCAGGCTCCGGCTACCGCAGACAGCGTAGAAGAGCAGGTTAAGATCATGGAAGACATGATTCAGCAGGATGTAGATGTAATCATCGTTCACTGTGCAGACTCCAACGGTATCATGCCAGGTGTCAGAAAAGCACAGGAAGCTGGAAAACTCGTTCTTACGATTGGAACACCGGCATCTGAGGATACCTTCCTTAGAACAGGCGTTGACTACAAAGAGACTGGTGCTACAGTTGCAAAAGCAATGGCAGAGGAACTTGGCGGAAAAGGTAACATCATTATCCTTGAGGGCCCTCCGGGAGCTGCAAACGCAATCGAGCGTCTGGAAGGTATCAAAGAAGCATTTGCTGAGTATCCGGACATCAAAATTGTTGCATCTCAGACTGCAAACTTCAAGAGAACAGAAGGTATGTCTGTAACAGAGAACCTGATTCAGAAATATACAGATGTTCAGGGCGTGATTGGATGTAACGATGAGAGTGCACTTGGTGCAGTTCAGGCTCTGAAGGCTGCAGGTATGAATGATGTACTGGTAGCTGGATTCGATGGTTCTGTTGATGCTACAAACGCAGTAGAATCAGGCGATATGTTCATCACTTACAATACTGATCCGTATGGTTCAGGATACATCGCTTGTGCATATGCTGTAAAATACCTGAACGACGGAACTGAGCCGGAAGGTAAGTTCATCCCGTTCCCGACAGCAGCAAACGATCCGTTGATCACCAAAGATTCCGTAGCTGATTACAAAGAAAACGTAGCTTGGTGGAAGATTATCCAGTAA
- the trxA gene encoding thioredoxin: protein MAVIELTADNFEQEVLKAEGKVFVDFWATWCGPCQMMGPVVDELAEERSDVKFGKVNVDEQMELARKYRVMSIPTFLVYQNGEVVGRTMGGQTKEELAEVLDK from the coding sequence ATGGCAGTAATAGAATTAACAGCGGACAATTTTGAACAGGAAGTATTGAAGGCAGAAGGGAAAGTTTTTGTAGATTTTTGGGCTACATGGTGCGGACCGTGTCAGATGATGGGGCCGGTCGTTGATGAACTGGCAGAGGAGAGAAGCGACGTCAAATTTGGCAAGGTGAATGTGGACGAGCAGATGGAGCTTGCGAGAAAATATCGCGTGATGTCCATTCCGACTTTCCTGGTTTATCAGAATGGCGAGGTAGTTGGAAGAACGATGGGCGGTCAGACCAAGGAAGAACTGGCAGAGGTTTTAGATAAGTAG
- a CDS encoding AAA family ATPase: MIKRLYVDNFKSLNDFEICMSPFTVIVGNNTAGKSTVLQVIDFLAGSVREDFNVVLERRGWTVGDIRSKLYGNRSKMTFECDLLLPVDGKDMAVRWNLTVNVYTTKNIMELVNEDIFLMSEEKKMTLLHFDTAGECYFLCDDGNKERISGISGVQSSFMKFVSISEENKKKYRILVAVKEFLINSDSFELLSPEKMRLSSRGTVTTIGNAGEKLPSFLKSMNADQKKSFMDKVGRIWGKRLTAVEAQTKGQPGWTRIVSTERYKDKSVTITSQNMSDGMLRMLALVAISEINKRQVVMLLDEIENGINMDYAEEMIRILKEVCTEKKNQLIVTTHSATFVDYVDKEDIVYLYKDPVTGFSQGVTLFEVPEFADRLDYLYPGEVLMNMSNKEIIEVLLKIRGER, encoded by the coding sequence ATGATTAAAAGATTATATGTGGACAATTTTAAATCTTTGAATGATTTTGAAATATGTATGAGTCCGTTCACGGTGATTGTCGGAAACAATACAGCAGGAAAAAGCACGGTTTTACAGGTGATAGATTTTCTTGCAGGAAGCGTAAGAGAAGATTTTAACGTAGTTCTTGAAAGAAGAGGATGGACGGTAGGAGATATTCGCTCAAAATTATATGGTAACAGGTCGAAAATGACTTTTGAATGCGATCTGCTTTTGCCAGTTGACGGAAAGGATATGGCTGTCAGATGGAATCTTACTGTAAATGTTTATACTACGAAGAATATTATGGAACTTGTGAATGAAGATATTTTTCTGATGTCGGAAGAGAAAAAAATGACTTTGCTACATTTTGATACAGCAGGAGAGTGCTATTTCCTTTGCGATGACGGGAACAAGGAGCGAATATCCGGGATATCAGGGGTGCAGTCTTCTTTCATGAAATTTGTGAGTATATCAGAAGAAAACAAAAAGAAATATCGCATATTAGTTGCTGTAAAAGAATTTTTAATAAATTCAGATTCTTTTGAATTACTGTCGCCGGAAAAAATGAGGTTGTCAAGCCGCGGGACTGTCACGACCATCGGGAACGCAGGTGAGAAGTTACCTTCCTTTCTAAAATCTATGAATGCAGATCAGAAGAAAAGTTTTATGGATAAAGTAGGGAGAATATGGGGAAAAAGGTTAACGGCAGTGGAGGCTCAGACAAAGGGTCAGCCCGGCTGGACGCGGATTGTGTCAACTGAGAGATATAAGGATAAGTCGGTCACCATTACATCGCAGAACATGAGTGACGGGATGCTGAGAATGTTAGCTTTGGTAGCAATCAGTGAAATTAATAAGAGACAGGTAGTTATGCTCCTGGATGAGATTGAAAATGGCATTAACATGGATTATGCTGAAGAAATGATTCGGATTCTGAAAGAGGTATGTACGGAAAAGAAGAATCAGTTGATTGTGACGACACACAGCGCGACATTTGTGGACTACGTCGATAAAGAGGATATTGTCTATCTGTATAAGGATCCGGTTACCGGATTTTCTCAAGGCGTCACCTTGTTTGAAGTGCCTGAATTTGCAGACAGATTAGACTATTTATATCCGGGAGAAGTTTTGATGAATATGAGTAACAAAGAGATCATTGAAGTTTTACTGAAGATAAGAGGAGAGAGGTAA